From Ptiloglossa arizonensis isolate GNS036 chromosome 10, iyPtiAriz1_principal, whole genome shotgun sequence, the proteins below share one genomic window:
- the Wnt10 gene encoding wnt oncogene analog 10: MPPSRSGRVYEGPPSRIYARIGPTIALLLILIENRRATCLMSNSVDDWASGNAVVCKGIIPGLSKEQRELCHRNPDVTVAAIKGLQMAISECQHQFAWHRWNCSSLTPSSRTQQSSVLLQRGYRETAFAFAISAAGVAHSVARACSMGRLLSCGCDPTSYKGKPPAKARGTQWKWGGCSHNLDYGMEFSRQFLDTRERAGDIQSTVNLHNNQAGRLAVASNMQVRCKCHGMSGSCELKTCWKVAPDFRIVGKTLKDRFRNAVLVAQSNLGSVTPLTRVRGSRRRRPDRQRQRKHRGGGAGGRKRRPRDLAKQLFYYQKSPNFCERDPAADIPGTAGRRCNKTSSGGDGCGSLCCGRGYNVVRQRRVERCKCKFHWCCFVRCQNCTVEEWITVCK; this comes from the exons CGCGACCTGCTTAATGAGCAACTCCGTGGACGATTGGGCGAGCGGGAATGCCGTGGTTTGCAAAGGCATTATTCCGGGCCTGTCGAAGGAGCAACGCGAGCTATGCCACAGAAATCCGGACGTGACGGTGGCCGCGATCAAGGGCCTGCAAATGGCCATATCGGAGTGTCAGCATCAGTTCGCGTGGCACAGGTGGAACTGTTCGTCCCTGACGCCCAGCAGCCGTACACAGCAGAGCAGCGTTCTTCTCCAACGAG GTTACAGAGAgaccgcgttcgcgttcgcgatttCGGCGGCTGGGGTGGCGCACAGCGTGGCCCGCGCGTGCAGCATGGGTCGGCTGCTCTCCTGCGGATGCGACCCGACGAGCTACAAGGGTAAGCCGCCTGCCAAGGCCAGGGGCACCCAATGGAAGTGGGGCGGCTGCTCTCACAACCTCGACTACGGCATGGAGTTCTCGAGACAGTTCCTAGACACGCGCGAGAGGGCCGGGGATATACAGTCGACGGTCAATCTCCACAACAATCAAGCTGGCCGCTTG GCGGTGGCGAGCAACATGCAAGTGCGCTGCAAGTGCCACGGTATGTCGGGTTCCTGCGAGCTCAAGACCTGCTGGAAGGTGGCGCCCGACTTCCGGATAGTCGGGAAAACGCTCAAGGATCGTTTCCGTAACGCGGTGCTGGTCGCGCAGAGCAACCTGGGCAGCGTGACACCGTTGACCAGAGTCCGTGGATCGCGGAGAAGGAGGCCCGATCGTCAGAGGCAGAGGAAGCACCGTGGAGGCGGCGCCGGTGGACGAAAAAGGAGACCGAGGGATCTCGCCAAGCAGCTCTTCTATTACCAAAAGTCCCCGAATTTCTGCGAGAGGGATCCAGCGGCGGATATACCGGGCACCGCTGGTCGCAGATGCAACAAGACCAGCTCGGGCGGTGACGGTTGCGGGAGCCTCTGTTGCGGCCGCGGTTACAACGTGGTAAGGCAACGACGCGTCGAGAGGTGTAAATGCAAGTTTCATTGGTGTTGCTTCGTCCGGTGTCAGAACTGCACGGTGGAAGAATGGATCACCGTTTGCAAGTGA
- the Ninac gene encoding STKc_myosinIII_N_like and MYSc_Myo21 domain-containing protein ninaC, translating to MNDYGYGRKGERSKGEEYTSEEQDRRTAFQRLDSIQDPGKRYLLRECIGSGVCGDVFEAIDRQAGNKKVAVKVQKLTPESQVLIIEEYKVLRDVSNHPNLPEFYGIYRKRSGKKTEYDQIWFVMELCDGGPVMDLICGLVAMNKKPREEHIGYILREVIKAVIHLHENNVIHRDIRGSNILLTRDGEVKLVDFGLSRMVQGEMGKRYTCIGSPCWMAPEVATSKPHNAKSGYGNRADVWAIGITAIELADGKPPFQDMHPTRALFQIVRNPPPNFYRPSNWSQNFNDFVAECLEKNPENRPFMGEIVEHPFLTELPDNDFLLAKEIKVLMMDACPKGKIDRKAEVMVRKNFLKTHKTDPMEPMFMEDVAALETLTEDAILDELNERLLQGYYHSFVGDILLILNPNEQQDIYGVDYHTKYQCKSRSDNAPHVYSVADSAYQDLFHNEVTQHILLAGESNAGKTTNMLHLIQHLMYLGKSLQDIGVRLFRAIKVIHAFSNAATPLNPNSTRCILDIQATFGSSGKASGAIFWLYQLEKWRVSTRDRNQSNFHIFYYFYDGLDSTNKLKDYDIPTTRKMRYLRISDKATERKRSFKVRNDPRGNVVKFEELKENLQMLEMDEYCDTIWKVLAAILSLGEIRFVEGNNGEADMDNNEAANRVAKLLNLDERKFIWALVNYCVIVKGNVVRRKHSCEEAKDARDVLANTIYQRLVDWIVNTINHKFTVTRALFGDKYAINVMDLFGFECFAVNRLEQLIVNTTNEQMQCYYNQRVFAWEMQEQEEDDIPVQRLHFYDNKDAIDQLMSRDRGLFSIIDNASKHQQDYQYIVSKIAQLGNIYVRSVSSHEFTVAHYTGKLIYDASEISEKNRDFVPPEMIETLRLSNNAIVKELFTNKLSKSGNLTMIIEHPKIADKPTSRGKWNTAMQETSKPRRFNTASGGQYSQSRKMRTCAATFKSTSLEILKNLSAGGGSNGLHFVRCLRSDLEGAPRGFYREVVRQQVRALSILDTAKARQRGYPCRISFQEFLRRYQFLAFDFDENVEITKDNCRLLLIRLKMEGWMLGKTKVFLKYYNEEYLSRLYETQVKKIVKVQCMMRAFLARKNIASKITNTKKTVVKQASLKKMASVEMTQEEAAVIVQKVYRGYTVRKEMGPLLGKDQKMDQNTVDMMKFYSSKWRSKSMFQVLLQYRAARYQDLVQFSQQVHLFNQAIVVSLDAKSENVSMDKIDPNESPNSFLGPMKPPQVHKLPFNFDYELPFSKLKKPPEMKDIGSESAPASDDEHEAWDAPLRRQTVPLAYRNTRTRDVEVQTTTSPHRVAQSVIGGKSLIDTPFSRDPKISVRCPPEDAFQNNIDNDEFQLPSRDRSPVPLINAHNSRSDNFDSIESIRPKKHAPPPPVPQPPSIRNVNDHSSDLRNKSNVNTGGNNWESEDKNSRNYGTINRIDPIQEMQMISRKNEGQDENEPPYNFQAMLRKTNHHRASMKRTPVYDSYSPSPLPGSGYRGNYDNESNVVYKSGGSRRDSLEWSPNDMVMMSEKYAKDIAWGEDRTSAVEGRNAPESVTTEEIAPGIVIEGYVAEL from the exons ATGAACGATTACGGATACGGTAGAAAGGGCGAAAGGAGCAAGGGTGAGGAATACACCTCGGAGGAACAAGATCGAAGAACCGCCTTTCAACGGCTCGACAGCATTCAAGATCCCGGGAAACGTTACCTTCTCAGAGAGTGCATAGGTTCCGGCGTGTGCGGAGACGTTTTCGAGGCGATCGATCGGCAAGCCG GGAACAAAAAGGTCGCGGTGAAAGTGCAGAAGCTCACGCCCGAGTCGCAGGTGCTCATCATCGAGGAGTACAAGGTGCTTCGCGACGTGTCGAATCATCCGAATCTTCCCGAGTTCTACGGAATTTATCGCAAGAGGTCCGGGAAGAAGACCGAGTACGATCAAATATGGTTCGTCATGGAG CTCTGCGACGGTGGACCCGTGATGGACCTCATATGCGGTCTCGTAGCCATGAACAAGAAACCGCGCGAGGAGCATATAGGTTATATCCTGAGGGAAGTGATCAAG GCGGTGATTCATCTGCACGAGAACAACGTGATCCACCGCGACATACGCGGCAGCAACATCTTGCTGACCAGAGACGGTGAGGTGAAGCTGGTCGACTTCGGGCTGTCGAGGATGGTGCAAGGTGAAATGGGAAAAAGATACACGTGCATCGGTTCGCCGTGCTGGATGGCGCCGGAAGTCGCCACGAGCAAACCGCACAACGCCAAGAGCGGTTACGGGAACCGGGCCGACGTATGGGCGATCGGAATCACAGCGATCGAATTGGCCGACGGGAAACCACCCTTTCAAGACATGCACCCCACCAGAGCCCTCTTTCAGATCGTTCGCAATCCACCCCCAAATTTTTACCGACCGTCCAACTGGTCGCAGAACTTCAACGACTTTGTCGCCGA ATGTCTGGAGAAAAATCCTGAAAACAGACCGTTCATGGGGGAAATAGTCGAGCACCCTTTTCTAACCGAACTACCCGACAACGATTTCCTG CTGGCGAAAGAGATCAAGGTGCTAATGATGGACGCCTGCCCGAAGGGTAAGATCGACAGAAAAGCGGAAGTGATGGTTCGAAAGAATTTCCTCAAG ACTCACAAAACGGATCCCATGGAACCAATGTTCATGGAAGACGTCGCGGCCCTGGAGACGCTCACCGAGGACGCGATTCTCGACGAGCTGAACGAGAGATTGTTGCAGGGTTACTATCACAGTTTCGTAGGTGACATTCTATTGATTTTGAATCCGAACGAGCAGCAAGACATTTACGGGGTCGAC TATCACACAAAGTACCAATGCAAATCTCGCTCGGACAACGCACCGCACGTATACTCCGTGGCCGACAGCGCCTATCAGGACCTGTTCCACAACGAGGTGACTCAACACATCCTGTTGGCGGGCGAGAGTAACGCGGGGAAGACCACGAACATGCTGCATCTCATTCAACATCTCATGTACCTGGGAAAA AGTCTACAGGACATCGGGGTGAGATTGTTCCGCGCCATAAAAGTGATCCACGCGTTCAGCAACGCGGCCACACCCCTGAACCCGAACTCGACCAGGTGTATTTTGGATATTCAGGCCACGTTCGGCTCGTCGGGGAAAGCCTCCGGCGCCATATTCTGGCTGTATCAGTTGGAAAAATGGCGAGTCTCTACCCGCGACAG AAATCAATCGAATTTTCACATCTTCTACTACTTCTACGACGGCCTCGACTCGACGAACAAACTGAAGGACTACGATATACCGACCACCAGAAAGATGCGGTATCTGCGAATAAGCGACAAGGCGACCGAGAGGAAACGATCGTTCAAGGTCAGAAACGATCCGCGGGGGAACGTGGTGAAGTTCGAGGAACTAAAGGAGAATCTTCAGATGCTGGAGATGGACGAGTACTGCGACACGATCTGGAAGGTGCTCGCGGCGATCTTGAGCCTGGGCGAGATACGATTCGTCGAAGGTAACAACGGAGAAGCCGACATGGACAACAACGAAGCGGCCAACAGAG TGGCCAAACTTCTCAATCTGGACGAGAGGAAATTCATCTGGGCGCTGGTCAATTACTGCGTGATCGTCAAAGGCAACGTGGTACGTAGAAAGCACAGCTGCGAGGAAGCGAAGGATGCGAGGGACGTGTTGGCCAACACGATCTACCAGCGGCTAGTCGACTGGATAGTGAACACTATCAATCATAAGTTTACGGTTACCCGCGCTTTATT CGGCGACAAGTACGCCATCAACGTGATGGATCTTTTCGGATTCGAGTGCTTCGCGGTGAATCGACTCGAGCAGCTGATAGTGAACACCACCAACGAACAGATGCAGTGCTATTACAACCAAAGGGTATTCGCCTGGGAGATG CAAGAACAAGAAGAGGACGATATACCCGTGCAACGTTTGCATTTCTACGACAACAAGGACGCGATCGATCAACTGATGAGCAGGGATCGCGGTCTGTTCAGCATAATCGACAACGCGTCGAAGCACCAGCAGGACTATCAATACATCGTGTCGAAGATCGCGCAGTTGGGCAACATCTACGTTAGATCGGTGAGCTCGCACGAGTTCACAGTCGCGCATTACACGGGCAAGTTGATCTACGACGCCAGCGAGATCTCCGAGAAGAATCGGGACTTTGTCCCGCCGGAGATGATCGAGACGTTGAGACTGTCGAACAACGCCATCGTCAAGGAATTGTTCACGAACAAGCTGTCCAAGTCCGGGAACCTGACCATGATCATCGAGCACCCGAAAATCGCGGACAAACCGACGTCCAGAGGCAAATGGAACACGGCCATGCAGGAGACGTCCAAACCCAGG AGGTTCAACACCGCATCCGGAGGCCAATACTCCCAATCACGGAAAATGCGAACGTGCGCGGCTACCTTTAAATCCACCAGCCTCGAGATCCTTAAGAACCTTTCGGCGGGTGGCGGAAGTAACGGGCTCCATTTCGTCAGGTGTTTAAGATCGGACCTCGAAGGGGCGCCGCGTGGCTTCTACCGAGAGGTGGTAAGACAACAAGTGAGAGCGTTGTCCATTCTGGACACTGCCAAAGCCAGGCAACGCGGTTACCCGTGTCGAATCTCGTTTCAAGAATTCCTACGAAG GTATCAGTTCTTGGCGTTCGATTTCGACGAGAACGTCGAGATCACCAAAGACAACTGTCGGCTGTTGTTGATCAGATTGAAAATGGAAGGTTGGATGCTCGGCAAGACCAAGGTCTTTTTAAAGTACTACAACGAGGAGTACTTGTCGCGGTTGTACGAGACCCAGGTAAAAAAGATCGTGAAAGTTCAATGTATGATGAGAGCGTTCTTGGCTCGCAAGAACATCGCGTCGAAGATCACTAACACGAAGAAAACCGTCG TGAAGCAAGCGTCTCTAAAGAAGATGGCGTCGGTGGAGATGACGCAAGAGGAAGCAGCGGTAATTGTACAAAAAG TGTACAGGGGATACACAGTAAGGAAGGAGATGGGTCCTCTTCTGGGGAAGGATCAAAAGATGGATCAGAATACAGTGGACATGATGAAATTCTACAGCAGCAAATGGAGATCGAAGAGCATGTTCCAAGTCCTCCTACAGTACCGTGCAGCCCGATATCAAGACCTCGTGCAATTTTCGCAACAA GTACATCTTTTCAATCAGGCAATAGTAGTCAGTCTGGATGCGAAGAGTGAGAACGTATCCATGGATAAAATCGACCCCAACGAATCACCCAACTCATTCTTAGGCCCCATGAAACCACCCCAAGTGCACAAGTTACCTTTCAATTTTGATTACGAGTTACCATTTTCCAAATTGAAGAAACCCCCAGAAATGAAAGATATTGG ATCCGAATCGGCACCGGCGTCTGACGACGAGCACGAAGCCTGGGACGCGCCATTACGGAGACAAACGGTGCCTTTGGCCTACAGGAACACTCGTACCAGAG ACGTCGAGGTTCAAACGACGACCTCGCCACATCGGGTGGCGCAATCAGTCATCGGGGGAAAGAGTCTGATCGACACTCCGTTTTCCAGAGACCCGAAAATCTCAGTCCGGTGTCCGCCAGAAGATGCATTCCAGAACAATATTGATaacgacgagtttcaacttccttCGAGAGACCGTAGTCCTGTACCACTTATTAACGCTCATAATTCTCGTTCG GACAATTTCGATAGCATCGAGTCGATACGCCCTAAAAAACACGCACCGCCTCCACCCGTTCCGCAACCCCCCTCGATACGTAATGTCAATGACCATAGTTCAGATCTTCGAAATAAAAGCAATGTGAACACCGGTGGCAACAATTGGGAGTCCGAGGACAAAAATAGTAGAAACTATGGCACCATCAATCG TATCGATCCGATTCAAGAAATGCAGATGATAAGCCGTAAAAACGAAGGTCAGGATGAGAACGAACCACCTTACAACTTTCAG GCGATGCTGAGGAAGACGAACCATCATCGAGCATCGATGAAGCGCACTCCTGTCTACGACAGCTATTCTCCGTCCCCACTGCCAGGTTCGGGATATCGCGGTAATTACGACAACGAATCGAACGTCGTGTACAAAAGCGGAGGAAGCCGTCGAGATTCCCTCGAATGGAGTCCCAACGACATGGTGATGATGTCGGAGAAGTACGCGAAGGACATTGCCTGGGGAGAGGATCGGACCAGCGccgtggaaggaagaaacgcccCGGAGAGCGTCACCACCGAGGAGATTGCGCCGGGAATCGTTATCGAAGGTTACGTGGCCGAGTTGTAA
- the LOC143152112 gene encoding uncharacterized protein LOC143152112 — MPKENKSTNRRNRRQCPEVDNEAAASCERGSVKSAIGSNRYSPFAREPQRRDSRTEKSIVTMPSTELLHSISSGFIENGIKYIMFPLHLLRFCIFGTSSDSVDSVKSRGTGQTKSSNKKDERQEDEKKSKDREESSTKKREDKTAKEREGKNSKEREERSTTKVVQTSKGRSSQESRTCSKSSSNSETKDASTRKENSKTKNKCDKESSDEMVTAEEDSDSSTEQWSNATSTMNMSIDYDNIDKSVPFPPFEEPMDISMEEHYEKSYSAIKTSRDNCATFHTSAVGNLPSRLYRNEQSNDSSVDEEIARIFQKQCTSSDDEVSSDRYKSSVAYKRDRTKQNNSLYGERSNSYSAIISRSRKEQQDNDRERPKKTSSEVYVHHKRRKVTHDEDRNERQNDRRTETKPHEEKRDSRHDTPSKHKTRSSRTPVKNKESKREHIKYKETATQTDSAFSDDDIEMISVDTKLNDKPFYCKYTALRSQSNPSQAKEVDQELNYIADNEDSTDGFLRIARKRISSSSTSSSSTDLGFDEHVSATPDTDITMSQWLVNTNRVFRICRAPPGFPKWPQNPPLTFCSFDDLKQLMATITSSDNCASSSIVPRAPSPMRHLYYDYPEFMDLPVNINSSRILKNILRNNYYR; from the exons ATgccgaaagaaaataaaagcacGAACAGAAGAAACAGACGTCAGTGTCCCGAAGTCGATAAC GAAGCTGCAGCATCGTGCGAACGTGGATCGGTAAAATCCGCGATAGGAAGCAATCGTTACAGCCCGTTTGCTCGTGAACCACAGAGAAGAGATTCCAGGACGGAAAAGAGTATCGTAACTATGCCATCGACCGAGCTTCTTCATTCGATAAGCAGCGGCTTTATCGAAAACGGTATCAAATACATCATGTTCCCGCTGCATCTACTCCGCTTCTGTATATTCGGGACAAGTTCAGATTCCGTTGACTCCGTAAAAAGCAGAGGAACGGGACAAACGAAGTCGAGCAACAAGAAAGACGAAAGGCAAGAAGATGAGAAGAAGTCGAAGGACCGAGAAGAAAGCAGCACGAAGAAACGAGAGGACAAAACCGCGAAAGAACGAGAGGGGAAAAACTCGAAGGAACGGGAGGAAAGAAGCACGACGAAGGTCGTTCAAACGTCGAAAGGTAGGTCTTCGCAGGAATCTCGAACGTGTTCTAAATCTAGTTCTAATTCCGAGACCAAAGACGCATCGACGCGCAAAGAGAATTCGAAGACGAAGAACAAGTGCGACAAGGAATCCAGTGACGAGATGGTCACCGCTGAGGAGGATTCCGATTCTTCTACGGAACAATGGTCCAACGCGACCAGTACCATGAATATGTCCATAGATTACGACAACATCGATAAATCCGTGCCGTTCCCGCCGTTCGAGGAACCTATGGATATATCGATGGAGGAACATTACGAGAAATCGTATTCCGCGATAAAGACGTCGCGAGATAATTGCGCAACCTTCCATACCAGTGCCGTTGGAAATCTACCTTCGAGATTGTACAGAAACGAGCAGAGCAACGATTCCTCGGTGGACGAGGAGATCGCGAGGATCTTCCAAAAGCAATGCACTTCCTCCGACGACGAGGTCTCGTCCGACCGTTATAAGTCTTCCGTTGCCTACAAACGCGATAGgacgaaacaaaataattccCTTTACGGCGAAAGAAGCAACAGCTACTCCGCGATCATATCCCGATCGAGGAAGGAGCAGCAAGACAACGATCGGGAACGACCGAAGAAAACATCCTCCGAGGTTTACGTGCACCACAAAAGGAGGAAAGTGACGCacgacgaagatagaaacgaaaggCAAAACGATCGCAGAACCGAGACGAAACCGCACGAAGAAAAACGTGACTCGCGACACGATACCCCGAGTAAACACAAAACGCGATCCTCGAGGACCCCGGTcaagaacaaagaatcgaaacGAGAGCACATCAAGTACAAGGAAACGGCCACGCAAACGGATAGCGCTTTTTCGGATGACGATATCGAAATGATTTCGGTGGATACCAAGTTGAATGACAAACCATTTTATTGCAAATATACGGCCCTGAGATCGCAATCCAATCCTTCACAG gCCAAGGAGGTGGATCAGGAATTAAACTATATAGCGGACAACGAAGATTCGACCGACGGATTTCTACGGATCGCCCGTAAGCGAATTTCATCGTCCAGTACATCGTCTTCTTCCACGGATCTTGGCTTCGACGAACACGTATCCGCGACTCCAGATACGGATATTACGATGAGTCAATGGCTGGTGAACACGAATAGAGTTTTTCGAATATGCAGGGCTCCACCGGGTTTTCCTAAATGGCCTCAAAATCCACCGTTAACTTTCTGCTCGTTCGACGATTTGAAGCAGTTAATGGCGACGATAACTTCGAGTGATAATTGTGCCAGTTCGTCGATCGTGCCGCGAGCTCCTTCGCCTATGAGACATCTCTATTACGATTACCCCGAATTCATGGATCTTCCTGTAAATATTAATTCCtcgagaattttaaaaaatattttgagaaaCAACTACTACCGGTGA
- the Cdc23 gene encoding cell division cycle protein 23 isoform X1: MEETMKFDIKEVKADLLRAINECSQRGLLHTTKWLAELSYSLKDVKLNVHDITADMYTSDVCEEEDTYILAKSYFDSKEYDRAAYFTEDCKTSKVRFLHLYSRYLSGETKKIYDTTVTSPDPLKNNSLKLLCSDLRKDHLADKLDGFGLYLFGVTLKKLELGREAMDVLVEATHKQPMHWDSWLELTSLVTDKEKLENLCLPNHWMKHFFVAHMYLDLQLIDEGSALFCELQSMGFEKNGYVRAQIAIAVHYRRDVDNAIETFKRIIKEDPYCLDNMDTYSNLLYVKEMRVELANLAHRATEIDKYRLETCCIVGNYYSLRGDHQKAVMYFHRALKMNPQYLSAWTLLGHEFMEMKNTNGAIHSYRQAIEVNRRDYRAWYGLGQTYEILKMPFYAIYYYKQAQLLRPHDSRMVLALGEAYEKQDKIQDALKCYYKACSVGDIEGMALLKLATLYEKLGEHDSAAAAYTDFVMDESRNADRTDLSHAYKYLTQYHLKREQLDQANHYAQKCLQFDETKEEAKALLRTIAQKRVKVEETSMVVEDMNETDPIIERGERTDATPGNQLSPMNLSFMPTP; this comes from the exons ATGGAAGAGACTATGAAATTTGATATAAAGGAGGTTAAGGCCGACCTTTTGCGCGCGATAAACGAATGCTCTCAACGTGGATTGTTGCATACCACAAAATG GTTAGCAGAATTGAGTTATTCTTTGAAAGATGTTAAACTGAACGTCCATGATATTACCGCCGATATGTATACATCAGATGTATGCGAAGAAGAGGATACGTATATTTTAGCTAAATCCTATTTTGACTCAAAGGAATATGATAGAGCAGCATATTTCACAGAGGATTGTAAAACTTCTAAAGTTAGGTTTCTACACTTATATTCTCGTTATTTGtcaggagaaacaaagaaaatatacgACACAACGGTAACATCTCCGGATCCTTTAAAAAACAACAGTCTGAAATTATTATGTTCGGATTTGAGGAAGGATCACCTAGCGGATAAGCTCGATGGATTTGGTTTATATCTTTTTGGAGTGACATTAAAAAAGTTAGAACTTGGACGAGAAGCAATGGATGTATTGGTCGAAGCAACCCACAAACAACCTATGCACTGGGATTCTTGGTTAGAATTAACTTCTTTAGTGACAGATAAGGAGAAATTGGAAAATCTATGTTTGCCTAATCATTGGATGAAGCATTTTTTTGTGGCTCACATGTATTTAGACTTACAATTGATCGACGAAGGTTCAGCTTTATTTTGTGAGTTACAATCAATGGGATTTGAAAAAAACGGTTACGTACGTGCTCAAATTGCGATCGCGGTACATTATAGGAGAG atgtTGACAATGCTATAGAGACGtttaaaagaataattaaagaAGACCCCTATTGTTTGGACAATATGGACACATACTCCAATTTACTTTACGTAAAAGAAATGAGAGTCGAATTGGCGAACTTGGCGCACAGAGCAACAGAAATAGATAAATATAGATTAGAAACATGCTGCATAGTAG GAAATTACTACAGTTTAAGAGGAGATCATCAAAAGGCAGTGATGTATTTTCACAGGGCATTAAAAATGAATCCACAGTATTTGTCAGCTTGGACGTTACTCGGTCATGAATTTATGGAAATGAAAAACACCAATGGTGCTATTCATAGTTATCGACAGGCTATCG agGTGAATAGGCGGGATTATAGAGCATGGTACGGTTTGGGTCAAACgtacgaaattttgaaaatgccATTCTATGCGATCTACTATTATAAACAAGCTCAGCTATTAAGACCGCACGATAGTAGAATGGTATTAGCTTTAGGAGAAGCGTATGAAAAGCAGGACAAAATTCAAGACGCCCTCAAATGTTATTACAAAGCATGCAGTGTTGGTGACATCGAAGGAATGGCATTGTTAAAATTAGCTAC GTTGTACGAAAAACTGGGCGAACACGATAGCGCGGCGGCAGCTTATACCGATTTTGTGATGGACGAGTCTAGAAACGCGGATCGAACCGATTTGAGTCatgcgtataaatatttaactcAGTATCATTTAAAACGGGAACAATTGGATCAAGCTAATCATTACGCCCAAAAATGTTTGcaattcgatgaaacgaaagaagaagctAAAGCATTATTGAGAACAATTGCTCAAAAGAGAGTAAAAGTAGAAGAAACTTCGATggtg GTAGAGGACATGAATGAAACGGATCCTATTATTGAACGAGGAGAAAGAACGGATGCTACTCCGGGAAATCAATTATCGCCGATGAACCTATCATTTATGCCTACGCCATAA
- the Cdc23 gene encoding cell division cycle protein 23 isoform X2 — MEETMKFDIKEVKADLLRAINECSQRGLLHTTKWLAELSYSLKDVKLNVHDITADMYTSDVCEEEDTYILAKSYFDSKEYDRAAYFTEDCKTSKVRFLHLYSRYLSGETKKIYDTTVTSPDPLKNNSLKLLCSDLRKDHLADKLDGFGLYLFGVTLKKLELGREAMDVLVEATHKQPMHWDSWLELTSLVTDKEKLENLCLPNHWMKHFFVAHMYLDLQLIDEGSALFCELQSMGFEKNGYVRAQIAIAVHYRRDVDNAIETFKRIIKEDPYCLDNMDTYSNLLYVKEMRVELANLAHRATEIDKYRLETCCIVGNYYSLRGDHQKAVMYFHRALKMNPQYLSAWTLLGHEFMEMKNTNGAIHSYRQAIGCTKNWANTIARRQLIPIL; from the exons ATGGAAGAGACTATGAAATTTGATATAAAGGAGGTTAAGGCCGACCTTTTGCGCGCGATAAACGAATGCTCTCAACGTGGATTGTTGCATACCACAAAATG GTTAGCAGAATTGAGTTATTCTTTGAAAGATGTTAAACTGAACGTCCATGATATTACCGCCGATATGTATACATCAGATGTATGCGAAGAAGAGGATACGTATATTTTAGCTAAATCCTATTTTGACTCAAAGGAATATGATAGAGCAGCATATTTCACAGAGGATTGTAAAACTTCTAAAGTTAGGTTTCTACACTTATATTCTCGTTATTTGtcaggagaaacaaagaaaatatacgACACAACGGTAACATCTCCGGATCCTTTAAAAAACAACAGTCTGAAATTATTATGTTCGGATTTGAGGAAGGATCACCTAGCGGATAAGCTCGATGGATTTGGTTTATATCTTTTTGGAGTGACATTAAAAAAGTTAGAACTTGGACGAGAAGCAATGGATGTATTGGTCGAAGCAACCCACAAACAACCTATGCACTGGGATTCTTGGTTAGAATTAACTTCTTTAGTGACAGATAAGGAGAAATTGGAAAATCTATGTTTGCCTAATCATTGGATGAAGCATTTTTTTGTGGCTCACATGTATTTAGACTTACAATTGATCGACGAAGGTTCAGCTTTATTTTGTGAGTTACAATCAATGGGATTTGAAAAAAACGGTTACGTACGTGCTCAAATTGCGATCGCGGTACATTATAGGAGAG atgtTGACAATGCTATAGAGACGtttaaaagaataattaaagaAGACCCCTATTGTTTGGACAATATGGACACATACTCCAATTTACTTTACGTAAAAGAAATGAGAGTCGAATTGGCGAACTTGGCGCACAGAGCAACAGAAATAGATAAATATAGATTAGAAACATGCTGCATAGTAG GAAATTACTACAGTTTAAGAGGAGATCATCAAAAGGCAGTGATGTATTTTCACAGGGCATTAAAAATGAATCCACAGTATTTGTCAGCTTGGACGTTACTCGGTCATGAATTTATGGAAATGAAAAACACCAATGGTGCTATTCATAGTTATCGACAGGCTATCG GTTGTACGAAAAACTGGGCGAACACGATAGCGCGGCGGCAGCTTATACCGATTTTGTGA